The Musa acuminata AAA Group cultivar baxijiao chromosome BXJ1-3, Cavendish_Baxijiao_AAA, whole genome shotgun sequence genome window below encodes:
- the LOC135585885 gene encoding uncharacterized protein LOC135585885 isoform X6: protein MAALAASIGLRPKPPSSLKSFPYTLFRRIQCSIEDLKGQRVAVVGLGVSGRAAVKLALSRGASVLAIDKNEQMVPLERDPQFVEYADLQTMLGYCDNMHLANADRIVVSPGVPLQEYDLSSLLHSGKLVMSELDFAAEALPQSMKILAVTGTNGKSTVTTFAGQMLHHFGIEIFVGGNLGKPLSDAAFLCLHANSIEDMIQVAVVEVSSYQLEIPTKYFSPSVAVILNLTPDHLERHKTLKNYAETKCRLFSHLKHNKLAILPVGNQYMEEAYSKYTDKCNLAWIEGNPGIKTDFGSKVATFSFPTTGIVTHLQLGDLKAIGAHNHSNAAVAAFSVLGLDVGIDCDFIKSTVGILSILPHRMQVVCIDAHGITWVNDSKATNVESTLTGLKGLKEHNAVVLLGGVAKALNDRESNGFEQLIDDLKHHKGVITVQ, encoded by the exons GTTGTAGGCCTAGGTGTTTCTGGGAGAGCCGCGGTTAAGCTTGCACTTTCTAGAGGTGCTTCTGTTCTTGCGATTGATAAAAATGAGCAAATGGTTCCTCTGGAG AGAGATCCTCAGTTTGTGGAATATGCTGATTTGCAAACCATGCTTGGTTATTGTGACAACATGCACCTTGCTAATGCAGATAGAATAGTTGTATCTCCTGGGGTTCCCCTCCAGGAGTATGACCTTTCCTCTTTGCTGCATTCT GGAAAGCTAGTGATGTCTGAACTGGACTTTGCAGCTGAAGCATTGCCTCAGAGCATGAAGATTTTAGCAGTGACAGGAACAAATGGAAAATCCACCGTCACTACTTTTGCTGGACAG ATGCTTCATCATTTTGGCATTGAAATCTTTGTTGGAGGGAACCTTGGAAAGCCACTCTCAGATGCTGCCTTCCTCTGTTTGCATGCAAATTCCATTGAGGATATGATTCAG GTTGCTGTGGTGGAGGTTAGTAGCTACCAGCTAGAAATTCCAACCAAATACTTCTCCCCATCA GTTGCAGTCATTCTAAATCTCACTCCTGATCATCTAGAGAGGCACAAGACGTTGAAGAATTATGCTGAAACAAAATGCCGTTTGTTTTCTCATTTGAAGCATAACAAGCTTGCGATCCTCCCCGTTG GAAATCAATACATGGAGGAAGCTTACAGCAAATATACTGATAAGTGCAATCTAGCTTGGATTGAAGGAAACCCAGGCATTAAG ACTGATTTTGGGTCAAAGGTCGCCACATTTAGCTTTCCTACAACTGGGATTGTGACACATCTACAACTAGGAGATCTAAAGGCAATAGGGGCCCACAATCATAGTAATGCAGCTGTGGCTGCATTTTCAGTTCTTGGGTTGGATGTTGGAATTGATTGTGACTTCATTAAATCCACAGTGGGTATTCTCAGTATTCTGCCACATCGGATGCAAGTAG TTTGCATAGATGCACATGGAATAACATGGGTGAATGACAGCAAGGCAACAAATGTTGAATCAACCTTGACAGGATTAAAGGGTTTAAAAGAACATAATGCTGTTGTTCTTCTTGGTGGTGTTGCAAAG GCTTTGAATGATCGAGAATCCAATGGTTTTGAACAACTAATAGACGATCTTAAACACCACAAAGGTGTTATCACG GTGCAATGA
- the LOC135585885 gene encoding uncharacterized protein LOC135585885 isoform X3: MAALAASIGLRPKPPSSLKSFPYTLFRRIQCSIEDLKGQRVAVVGLGVSGRAAVKLALSRGASVLAIDKNEQMVPLEFVEYADLQTMLGYCDNMHLANADRIVVSPGVPLQEYDLSSLLHSGKLVMSELDFAAEALPQSMKILAVTGTNGKSTVTTFAGQMLHHFGIEIFVGGNLGKPLSDAAFLCLHANSIEDMIQVAVVEVSSYQLEIPTKYFSPSVAVILNLTPDHLERHKTLKNYAETKCRLFSHLKHNKLAILPVGNQYMEEAYSKYTDKCNLAWIEGNPGIKTDFGSKVATFSFPTTGIVTHLQLGDLKAIGAHNHSNAAVAAFSVLGLDVGIDCDFIKSTVGILSILPHRMQVVCIDAHGITWVNDSKATNVESTLTGLKGLKEHNAVVLLGGVAKALNDRESNGFEQLIDDLKHHKGVITFGSSGAMIQKTLCDGGLEVPCVRAMNLKQAVDIAKNMATYGLAFFSLKHTCSLYQEPKLSSFGHFAFFLPIKRFRCM, encoded by the exons GTTGTAGGCCTAGGTGTTTCTGGGAGAGCCGCGGTTAAGCTTGCACTTTCTAGAGGTGCTTCTGTTCTTGCGATTGATAAAAATGAGCAAATGGTTCCTCTGGAG TTTGTGGAATATGCTGATTTGCAAACCATGCTTGGTTATTGTGACAACATGCACCTTGCTAATGCAGATAGAATAGTTGTATCTCCTGGGGTTCCCCTCCAGGAGTATGACCTTTCCTCTTTGCTGCATTCT GGAAAGCTAGTGATGTCTGAACTGGACTTTGCAGCTGAAGCATTGCCTCAGAGCATGAAGATTTTAGCAGTGACAGGAACAAATGGAAAATCCACCGTCACTACTTTTGCTGGACAG ATGCTTCATCATTTTGGCATTGAAATCTTTGTTGGAGGGAACCTTGGAAAGCCACTCTCAGATGCTGCCTTCCTCTGTTTGCATGCAAATTCCATTGAGGATATGATTCAG GTTGCTGTGGTGGAGGTTAGTAGCTACCAGCTAGAAATTCCAACCAAATACTTCTCCCCATCA GTTGCAGTCATTCTAAATCTCACTCCTGATCATCTAGAGAGGCACAAGACGTTGAAGAATTATGCTGAAACAAAATGCCGTTTGTTTTCTCATTTGAAGCATAACAAGCTTGCGATCCTCCCCGTTG GAAATCAATACATGGAGGAAGCTTACAGCAAATATACTGATAAGTGCAATCTAGCTTGGATTGAAGGAAACCCAGGCATTAAG ACTGATTTTGGGTCAAAGGTCGCCACATTTAGCTTTCCTACAACTGGGATTGTGACACATCTACAACTAGGAGATCTAAAGGCAATAGGGGCCCACAATCATAGTAATGCAGCTGTGGCTGCATTTTCAGTTCTTGGGTTGGATGTTGGAATTGATTGTGACTTCATTAAATCCACAGTGGGTATTCTCAGTATTCTGCCACATCGGATGCAAGTAG TTTGCATAGATGCACATGGAATAACATGGGTGAATGACAGCAAGGCAACAAATGTTGAATCAACCTTGACAGGATTAAAGGGTTTAAAAGAACATAATGCTGTTGTTCTTCTTGGTGGTGTTGCAAAG GCTTTGAATGATCGAGAATCCAATGGTTTTGAACAACTAATAGACGATCTTAAACACCACAAAGGTGTTATCACG TTTGGATCATCAGGTGCAATGATCCAGAAAACACTCTGTGATGGTGGTCTAGAAGTTCCTTGTGTCAGAGCCATGAATCTTAAACAAGCTGTGGATATTGCCAAAAACATGGCAACATATGGTTTGGCTTTTTTCTCTTTGAAGCATACTTGTAGTCTTTATCAGGAACCAAAGTTGTCTAGTTTTGGACATTTTGCTTTTTTCCTTCCTATTAAAAGATTTAGGTGCATGTAG
- the LOC135585885 gene encoding uncharacterized protein LOC135585885 isoform X4, producing MAALAASIGLRPKPPSSLKSFPYTLFRRIQCSIEDLKGQRVAVVGLGVSGRAAVKLALSRGASVLAIDKNEQMVPLERDPQFVEYADLQTMLGYCDNMHLANADRIVVSPGVPLQEYDLSSLLHSGKLVMSELDFAAEALPQSMKILAVTGTNGKSTVTTFAGQMLHHFGIEIFVGGNLGKPLSDAAFLCLHANSIEDMIQVAVVEVSSYQLEIPTKYFSPSVAVILNLTPDHLERHKTLKNYAETKCRLFSHLKHNKLAILPVGNQYMEEAYSKYTDKCNLAWIEGNPGIKTDFGSKVATFSFPTTGIVTHLQLGDLKAIGAHNHSNAAVAAFSVLGLDVGIDCDFIKSTVGILSILPHRMQVVCIDAHGITWVNDSKATNVESTLTGLKGLKEHNAVVLLGGVAKALNDRESNGFEQLIDDLKHHKGVITFGSSGAMIQKTLCDGGLEVPCVRAMNLKQAVDIAKNMATYGGEKANESNQGPCSASVMISGANFLKSCP from the exons GTTGTAGGCCTAGGTGTTTCTGGGAGAGCCGCGGTTAAGCTTGCACTTTCTAGAGGTGCTTCTGTTCTTGCGATTGATAAAAATGAGCAAATGGTTCCTCTGGAG AGAGATCCTCAGTTTGTGGAATATGCTGATTTGCAAACCATGCTTGGTTATTGTGACAACATGCACCTTGCTAATGCAGATAGAATAGTTGTATCTCCTGGGGTTCCCCTCCAGGAGTATGACCTTTCCTCTTTGCTGCATTCT GGAAAGCTAGTGATGTCTGAACTGGACTTTGCAGCTGAAGCATTGCCTCAGAGCATGAAGATTTTAGCAGTGACAGGAACAAATGGAAAATCCACCGTCACTACTTTTGCTGGACAG ATGCTTCATCATTTTGGCATTGAAATCTTTGTTGGAGGGAACCTTGGAAAGCCACTCTCAGATGCTGCCTTCCTCTGTTTGCATGCAAATTCCATTGAGGATATGATTCAG GTTGCTGTGGTGGAGGTTAGTAGCTACCAGCTAGAAATTCCAACCAAATACTTCTCCCCATCA GTTGCAGTCATTCTAAATCTCACTCCTGATCATCTAGAGAGGCACAAGACGTTGAAGAATTATGCTGAAACAAAATGCCGTTTGTTTTCTCATTTGAAGCATAACAAGCTTGCGATCCTCCCCGTTG GAAATCAATACATGGAGGAAGCTTACAGCAAATATACTGATAAGTGCAATCTAGCTTGGATTGAAGGAAACCCAGGCATTAAG ACTGATTTTGGGTCAAAGGTCGCCACATTTAGCTTTCCTACAACTGGGATTGTGACACATCTACAACTAGGAGATCTAAAGGCAATAGGGGCCCACAATCATAGTAATGCAGCTGTGGCTGCATTTTCAGTTCTTGGGTTGGATGTTGGAATTGATTGTGACTTCATTAAATCCACAGTGGGTATTCTCAGTATTCTGCCACATCGGATGCAAGTAG TTTGCATAGATGCACATGGAATAACATGGGTGAATGACAGCAAGGCAACAAATGTTGAATCAACCTTGACAGGATTAAAGGGTTTAAAAGAACATAATGCTGTTGTTCTTCTTGGTGGTGTTGCAAAG GCTTTGAATGATCGAGAATCCAATGGTTTTGAACAACTAATAGACGATCTTAAACACCACAAAGGTGTTATCACG TTTGGATCATCAGGTGCAATGATCCAGAAAACACTCTGTGATGGTGGTCTAGAAGTTCCTTGTGTCAGAGCCATGAATCTTAAACAAGCTGTGGATATTGCCAAAAACATGGCAACATATG GTGGTGAGAAAGCAAATGAGTCTAATCAG GGACCTTGCAGTGCAAGTGTAATGATCTCAGGTGCAAATTTCTTGAAATCATGCCCGTGA
- the LOC135585885 gene encoding uncharacterized protein LOC135585885 isoform X1: MAALAASIGLRPKPPSSLKSFPYTLFRRIQCSIEDLKGQRVAVVGLGVSGRAAVKLALSRGASVLAIDKNEQMVPLERDPQFVEYADLQTMLGYCDNMHLANADRIVVSPGVPLQEYDLSSLLHSGKLVMSELDFAAEALPQSMKILAVTGTNGKSTVTTFAGQMLHHFGIEIFVGGNLGKPLSDAAFLCLHANSIEDMIQVAVVEVSSYQLEIPTKYFSPSVAVILNLTPDHLERHKTLKNYAETKCRLFSHLKHNKLAILPVGNQYMEEAYSKYTDKCNLAWIEGNPGIKTDFGSKVATFSFPTTGIVTHLQLGDLKAIGAHNHSNAAVAAFSVLGLDVGIDCDFIKSTVGILSILPHRMQVVCIDAHGITWVNDSKATNVESTLTGLKGLKEHNAVVLLGGVAKALNDRESNGFEQLIDDLKHHKGVITFGSSGAMIQKTLCDGGLEVPCVRAMNLKQAVDIAKNMATYGLAFFSLKHTCSLYQEPKLSSFGHFAFFLPIKRFRCM; this comes from the exons GTTGTAGGCCTAGGTGTTTCTGGGAGAGCCGCGGTTAAGCTTGCACTTTCTAGAGGTGCTTCTGTTCTTGCGATTGATAAAAATGAGCAAATGGTTCCTCTGGAG AGAGATCCTCAGTTTGTGGAATATGCTGATTTGCAAACCATGCTTGGTTATTGTGACAACATGCACCTTGCTAATGCAGATAGAATAGTTGTATCTCCTGGGGTTCCCCTCCAGGAGTATGACCTTTCCTCTTTGCTGCATTCT GGAAAGCTAGTGATGTCTGAACTGGACTTTGCAGCTGAAGCATTGCCTCAGAGCATGAAGATTTTAGCAGTGACAGGAACAAATGGAAAATCCACCGTCACTACTTTTGCTGGACAG ATGCTTCATCATTTTGGCATTGAAATCTTTGTTGGAGGGAACCTTGGAAAGCCACTCTCAGATGCTGCCTTCCTCTGTTTGCATGCAAATTCCATTGAGGATATGATTCAG GTTGCTGTGGTGGAGGTTAGTAGCTACCAGCTAGAAATTCCAACCAAATACTTCTCCCCATCA GTTGCAGTCATTCTAAATCTCACTCCTGATCATCTAGAGAGGCACAAGACGTTGAAGAATTATGCTGAAACAAAATGCCGTTTGTTTTCTCATTTGAAGCATAACAAGCTTGCGATCCTCCCCGTTG GAAATCAATACATGGAGGAAGCTTACAGCAAATATACTGATAAGTGCAATCTAGCTTGGATTGAAGGAAACCCAGGCATTAAG ACTGATTTTGGGTCAAAGGTCGCCACATTTAGCTTTCCTACAACTGGGATTGTGACACATCTACAACTAGGAGATCTAAAGGCAATAGGGGCCCACAATCATAGTAATGCAGCTGTGGCTGCATTTTCAGTTCTTGGGTTGGATGTTGGAATTGATTGTGACTTCATTAAATCCACAGTGGGTATTCTCAGTATTCTGCCACATCGGATGCAAGTAG TTTGCATAGATGCACATGGAATAACATGGGTGAATGACAGCAAGGCAACAAATGTTGAATCAACCTTGACAGGATTAAAGGGTTTAAAAGAACATAATGCTGTTGTTCTTCTTGGTGGTGTTGCAAAG GCTTTGAATGATCGAGAATCCAATGGTTTTGAACAACTAATAGACGATCTTAAACACCACAAAGGTGTTATCACG TTTGGATCATCAGGTGCAATGATCCAGAAAACACTCTGTGATGGTGGTCTAGAAGTTCCTTGTGTCAGAGCCATGAATCTTAAACAAGCTGTGGATATTGCCAAAAACATGGCAACATATGGTTTGGCTTTTTTCTCTTTGAAGCATACTTGTAGTCTTTATCAGGAACCAAAGTTGTCTAGTTTTGGACATTTTGCTTTTTTCCTTCCTATTAAAAGATTTAGGTGCATGTAG
- the LOC135585885 gene encoding uncharacterized protein LOC135585885 isoform X2, with product MAALAASIGLRPKPPSSLKSFPYTLFRRIQCSIEDLKGQRVAVVGLGVSGRAAVKLALSRGASVLAIDKNEQMVPLERDPQFVEYADLQTMLGYCDNMHLANADRIVVSPGVPLQEYDLSSLLHSGKLVMSELDFAAEALPQSMKILAVTGTNGKSTVTTFAGQMLHHFGIEIFVGGNLGKPLSDAAFLCLHANSIEDMIQVAVVEVSSYQLEIPTKYFSPSVAVILNLTPDHLERHKTLKNYAETKCRLFSHLKHNKLAILPVGNQYMEEAYSKYTDKCNLAWIEGNPGIKTDFGSKVATFSFPTTGIVTHLQLGDLKAIGAHNHSNAAVAAFSVLGLDVGIDCDFIKSTVGILSILPHRMQVVCIDAHGITWVNDSKATNVESTLTGLKGLKEHNAVVLLGGVAKALNDRESNGFEQLIDDLKHHKGVITFGSSGAMIQKTLCDGGLEVPCVRAMNLKQAVDIAKNMATYGDTILLSPGCASFDDFRNFEHRGEVFRELALLS from the exons GTTGTAGGCCTAGGTGTTTCTGGGAGAGCCGCGGTTAAGCTTGCACTTTCTAGAGGTGCTTCTGTTCTTGCGATTGATAAAAATGAGCAAATGGTTCCTCTGGAG AGAGATCCTCAGTTTGTGGAATATGCTGATTTGCAAACCATGCTTGGTTATTGTGACAACATGCACCTTGCTAATGCAGATAGAATAGTTGTATCTCCTGGGGTTCCCCTCCAGGAGTATGACCTTTCCTCTTTGCTGCATTCT GGAAAGCTAGTGATGTCTGAACTGGACTTTGCAGCTGAAGCATTGCCTCAGAGCATGAAGATTTTAGCAGTGACAGGAACAAATGGAAAATCCACCGTCACTACTTTTGCTGGACAG ATGCTTCATCATTTTGGCATTGAAATCTTTGTTGGAGGGAACCTTGGAAAGCCACTCTCAGATGCTGCCTTCCTCTGTTTGCATGCAAATTCCATTGAGGATATGATTCAG GTTGCTGTGGTGGAGGTTAGTAGCTACCAGCTAGAAATTCCAACCAAATACTTCTCCCCATCA GTTGCAGTCATTCTAAATCTCACTCCTGATCATCTAGAGAGGCACAAGACGTTGAAGAATTATGCTGAAACAAAATGCCGTTTGTTTTCTCATTTGAAGCATAACAAGCTTGCGATCCTCCCCGTTG GAAATCAATACATGGAGGAAGCTTACAGCAAATATACTGATAAGTGCAATCTAGCTTGGATTGAAGGAAACCCAGGCATTAAG ACTGATTTTGGGTCAAAGGTCGCCACATTTAGCTTTCCTACAACTGGGATTGTGACACATCTACAACTAGGAGATCTAAAGGCAATAGGGGCCCACAATCATAGTAATGCAGCTGTGGCTGCATTTTCAGTTCTTGGGTTGGATGTTGGAATTGATTGTGACTTCATTAAATCCACAGTGGGTATTCTCAGTATTCTGCCACATCGGATGCAAGTAG TTTGCATAGATGCACATGGAATAACATGGGTGAATGACAGCAAGGCAACAAATGTTGAATCAACCTTGACAGGATTAAAGGGTTTAAAAGAACATAATGCTGTTGTTCTTCTTGGTGGTGTTGCAAAG GCTTTGAATGATCGAGAATCCAATGGTTTTGAACAACTAATAGACGATCTTAAACACCACAAAGGTGTTATCACG TTTGGATCATCAGGTGCAATGATCCAGAAAACACTCTGTGATGGTGGTCTAGAAGTTCCTTGTGTCAGAGCCATGAATCTTAAACAAGCTGTGGATATTGCCAAAAACATGGCAACATATG GTGatacaattcttttgagtccaggATGTGCTAGTTTTGATGACTTCAGAAACTTTGAACACCGAGGAGAAGTCTTCCGAGAATTAGCACTGTTGTCATAG
- the LOC135585885 gene encoding uncharacterized protein LOC135585885 isoform X5 yields the protein MAALAASIGLRPKPPSSLKSFPYTLFRRIQCSIEDLKGQRVAVVGLGVSGRAAVKLALSRGASVLAIDKNEQMVPLEGKLVMSELDFAAEALPQSMKILAVTGTNGKSTVTTFAGQMLHHFGIEIFVGGNLGKPLSDAAFLCLHANSIEDMIQVAVVEVSSYQLEIPTKYFSPSVAVILNLTPDHLERHKTLKNYAETKCRLFSHLKHNKLAILPVGNQYMEEAYSKYTDKCNLAWIEGNPGIKTDFGSKVATFSFPTTGIVTHLQLGDLKAIGAHNHSNAAVAAFSVLGLDVGIDCDFIKSTVGILSILPHRMQVVCIDAHGITWVNDSKATNVESTLTGLKGLKEHNAVVLLGGVAKALNDRESNGFEQLIDDLKHHKGVITFGSSGAMIQKTLCDGGLEVPCVRAMNLKQAVDIAKNMATYGLAFFSLKHTCSLYQEPKLSSFGHFAFFLPIKRFRCM from the exons GTTGTAGGCCTAGGTGTTTCTGGGAGAGCCGCGGTTAAGCTTGCACTTTCTAGAGGTGCTTCTGTTCTTGCGATTGATAAAAATGAGCAAATGGTTCCTCTGGAG GGAAAGCTAGTGATGTCTGAACTGGACTTTGCAGCTGAAGCATTGCCTCAGAGCATGAAGATTTTAGCAGTGACAGGAACAAATGGAAAATCCACCGTCACTACTTTTGCTGGACAG ATGCTTCATCATTTTGGCATTGAAATCTTTGTTGGAGGGAACCTTGGAAAGCCACTCTCAGATGCTGCCTTCCTCTGTTTGCATGCAAATTCCATTGAGGATATGATTCAG GTTGCTGTGGTGGAGGTTAGTAGCTACCAGCTAGAAATTCCAACCAAATACTTCTCCCCATCA GTTGCAGTCATTCTAAATCTCACTCCTGATCATCTAGAGAGGCACAAGACGTTGAAGAATTATGCTGAAACAAAATGCCGTTTGTTTTCTCATTTGAAGCATAACAAGCTTGCGATCCTCCCCGTTG GAAATCAATACATGGAGGAAGCTTACAGCAAATATACTGATAAGTGCAATCTAGCTTGGATTGAAGGAAACCCAGGCATTAAG ACTGATTTTGGGTCAAAGGTCGCCACATTTAGCTTTCCTACAACTGGGATTGTGACACATCTACAACTAGGAGATCTAAAGGCAATAGGGGCCCACAATCATAGTAATGCAGCTGTGGCTGCATTTTCAGTTCTTGGGTTGGATGTTGGAATTGATTGTGACTTCATTAAATCCACAGTGGGTATTCTCAGTATTCTGCCACATCGGATGCAAGTAG TTTGCATAGATGCACATGGAATAACATGGGTGAATGACAGCAAGGCAACAAATGTTGAATCAACCTTGACAGGATTAAAGGGTTTAAAAGAACATAATGCTGTTGTTCTTCTTGGTGGTGTTGCAAAG GCTTTGAATGATCGAGAATCCAATGGTTTTGAACAACTAATAGACGATCTTAAACACCACAAAGGTGTTATCACG TTTGGATCATCAGGTGCAATGATCCAGAAAACACTCTGTGATGGTGGTCTAGAAGTTCCTTGTGTCAGAGCCATGAATCTTAAACAAGCTGTGGATATTGCCAAAAACATGGCAACATATGGTTTGGCTTTTTTCTCTTTGAAGCATACTTGTAGTCTTTATCAGGAACCAAAGTTGTCTAGTTTTGGACATTTTGCTTTTTTCCTTCCTATTAAAAGATTTAGGTGCATGTAG